One Ranitomeya variabilis isolate aRanVar5 chromosome 4, aRanVar5.hap1, whole genome shotgun sequence genomic window, ataagaggcctctgactggggtcTAAAGGGTAAAATCTATCCTTGTGGAGAGTGTCGTGCCTGACAGGTCAGTACAAGGAAACTTATAGGACATGCAGTACCCATCTGGGAAATGaaaatttaatttaaaatatgCTGGTCCTTACCAAGTGATTTTCCTTTTTTACCTCAAATTTcttaaaaatgtgttttttaaacCATACAACCCATTTAAGAAAGCATGCACCTAGGTCACATCATAAACAGGACAGGTACTCGGTCTGTAACAGGGAAGAGTCCAATCTTCAGAATCAAGACTCAAAAACAGATGAAGAAACTGTTGAGCTTTTCTTTATATGATGACTATTCTTAAAGGTGGGTACATTCTTTTGACTTAATAATTTTACTGCTGAGAATGTGCTGGAATCTGTATATCATATAGAAAAACAATTTTACAGACAATATTTATAACAACATATATGACCCACTTATGAGGACGTGAAAATCTCTTTAAATGTTGATGACCAATTGAATGTGTTTCTGCCCTTGTGCTAGTTAATAAAAGTTTATAAATCAATAGAGATGAGTGATTGAGAAACTGAATTTGTCTTGAATTTTTAGGAGTTTGCTGAACCCGACAAATTTTAGCTATTCTATATTCTCCAACATTTTACACATTGCACAATATTGCATCAGTCAGAGAAAGGTCAAATAACCATTGGCTCGGCCGGCAGGCTTCCCCTTAATgttttgcagctatcacatcacaaggTATAACACAGCAGGTTAGCAGAGActttcatagcctgtataaaagcaaaagCAGGTAATGCAGTAGCCATtttatggtgaatctggatagtgagaggatatCACAACTCACAGCTTATTTAAAGAGATAGGAAAAAGAAAACTATAAAACACCAAATAAACTGTGCATATACTGtcagacagcacagcagtgaaaaaTGCTTAGTTACCATCTGTTTACCAATAGTCAtttatgttgaggtcactttgacattactaaggctgtgtttgcgttaaagagcttgaaagtggttgaatacagtcctaggagacctgacTTTTAAGGATAATTGAGGCTCAGCAGTACTTTCCATTTGGTTTAAATCAAGTACCTTGGAAAATTAGGCTAAGCTGGTGAGTTGAAATTTCAAAAGGTTCAATTATCTCTATAAATGAACCATCATTAGTTGGAGTGATATTTCATTTTCATATCCAAGTCTAAAACATCTCACAAAGTCCTTAAGATCACTTTGATATACCCAAAATGTATGTCTTTCAGCTGTAATGTCACATATCCACCACAGAGAGAAACATTTTAAATATCCCATGCTGGTATGCTGACAGTGTTATTGGAGCTTTTGTTATCTAGATCTTCAACAACCATGCCATGATGGGCAATCCTTCCACTCCTTAAGGAGAACATACCACCCTTTGCTGTGGCACTGTTGCATGAGTCTGAGCCATGAGCTGAGTCACTGGGCTGTACTTCAACAAAAATCCTGTTTCGTACTCCAAACATTAATCCACTGTTTTTCCTTTCTGAATAAGTTTCCTTGTGCTCTCTTTGCATTGAACAGTATTGAACTTTAAATGCTTCCTGAAAACCTCGACGGAAGTTCTCATTGAAATAGCCATATATAATCGGATTGATGCTGCTGTTGAAGAATGCTAGCCAATGAGCAAAAGGGAATATATATACAGCAATAAGGTTGAGCTGATAATCATTAAGATTTCCATAATCTGTGAGCAGCATTAAAGTCCAGAGCGGCAGCCAAGAAATCGTAAAGAACAGGGCTACAATAATTAACATATTGATAACTCTTACTTTCCTCTTGGATACCCTACGACCTTCTTGTTCTTCAGACATGGATCCTCGAATGGTGGCAGATGATTTGAAAAGTTTGAAAGCAATGCGAGCATACATGATGACAATCAAGGTCAGAGGAGCAAGATATATATGTGAAAACAAGACTGTTGTATAAATTTTTCGCATTTCTTTGTCTGGCCAAGCTTCCCAACAGGAGTAGAGAGGATAGAAATTATTGTAATCATCTACCATAAAGTGAAAATCATCCTTGGTCACCGTCAGGGTTACTGCTGATGGACACATTATGATAAGAGCTAAAACCCATATGATAATGATTGTAAAAATAGCCTTTCTTAGAGTCAGCTTCTGGCGGAATGGATAGACAATGCAGCGGAACCTACCAAGAAAAGAAAACACTAATTAGTATTAATTCTAAAAATCATTTAAATATTATCTAGAAATGTCCTTTAGATTTAAATGGGTAACCTGGTCAGATCTATTGGATGTAATAAAGTGGCTCTCACTTTCAAAGACTCAGccaaggtaccaagatatatatctttcctgtgtcaGCCAATCCGGGCATTACATGTCTGGTCTACTTATTTACTGaggacggggtcacacttgcaactgcaatgcgagaaactcacgactttcgcatcaatacccagcactgctgccggcgGTTCAGACCTGAGctatcagctgcatagaaatacatgaagccgcaAACTCCGGTCCTAACTGCcaacggcagtgccgggtattgatgtgagagactcgcaagagtttctcacattgcagttgcaagtgtgaccctgtccTTATACTTAAAGTACaagggaaaaaattaaaaaaataaagaaaatatatcttTTAAATTATGTACCTAATATAGTATAGAGCATTTGAAAGGAGCATCACAGCAGTTTTTCAGGGGAAGCAGCAGCAATTTATATAAgggacttaccgtattttccggcatataagacgactgggcgtataagacgacaccccaacttttccagttaaaatataaaatcttcttaaaagtcgggggtcttcttatacgccgtatttcatcttatagggccggtgaatatgtgccttttggcgtggggagtggtcccgatgacgaagagagggggcgtctcacagtaaagtgtgagtggagtatatcccctattacctcattgtggcagcgtggggggtctctgtgctgggagcggcagctcctcttcgtgccgtgggtgctctgtgctgtggggcggcggcgcatcttcgtgccgtgggtgctgtggggcggcggcggcgcatcttcttgcagcgtcggggctcctccggcatctcctccaggcccggaggcaccggcagccccattgctctgatgcggtggcctccgggaaaatggctgctgctcagattcagatctcgtctcccgagatctcgggagacgagatctgaatctgtgaagtggccattttccaggaggctgcgatgcggtggcctccgggaaaatggccgctgggggcggcgcatgctcagattcagatctgaatctgagcagcggccattttcccggaggtcaccgcatcacagcaatggggctgccggtgcctccgggcctggaggagatgccggaggagccccgacgctgcaagaagatgcgccgccgccgccccacagcacccacggcacgaagatgcaccgccgccccacagcacagagcacccacggcacgaagaggagctgctgctcccagcacagagacccccacgctgccgcaatgaggtaatagggggatatactccactcacactttactgtgagacgccccctctcttcgtcatcgggaccactctcccccccacccaccatatgcacattttacctgtacccagcgtataagacgactcccgacttttaagaagattttgaggggttaaaaagtcgtcttatacgccggaaaatacggtactaacaCTTTAGTAACATCAGGACCCTTTTATTCCCTTTTAATTTCAGTAATGCTGATCCCGTGGATGCTCCTCAACTTCTTACCTCTGCTCTAGAGCAGTAGTTTGCTTCTGGTGGGATGTTGAGCTATCAATCAAGAACCGAGGCGGAGAAGGAGAGTTGTGAAGCACATAATGCTAACTGGAGAACATTTCAATCTTAAGAACTGCGTCCAGACCATTTGTAGGAGTGGAGATAAAATTGAATAAAATTGCATTTACTCAGTCATACTGTGACAAAAATTGTTTAAGATCTTTTGTATAACTTGGTCTTCAACTAACTTTATCTATAAGTGTCAAAAGTTTTACAAGGTCAAAACTGCTCAAAGCCTCCCTTTAATTAAAGCTTAGTCTGTTACTCTTATTACTGTGTGATAGTGTAATTACTATAATGCAACATTCCGAACATGACTTCCACACTACATGTTGCTAATCCCATTTCTATAGCTTCACATGCATAAAGTTGGAACTGGAACATACAATCCAAATTGATAGACATCCTAAATGCGCTTAATCTTTTTCTATGTAAAAGGACAGTTCTCTATACAATAGTGACTACGGTACTACATGGTCAACCATGCTTTACATCGATGGTCTCATTTTCTTAACTTAAGAACCCCAGTTAGCTCTGAGAGATGGTCACGAGTCACATCCAGAGCCCTCTGAGTAGTGACATCCTGCCACCCTCTCACTGTAGTGACACCAAGTGCTCCCCATTATTagtgtactagatggcagcccgattctaaagaatcgggagtctagaatccatatatactttatttattcaaatgtaagaataatacaattaataaataatagtaagaaagaacaaaaaatggctgcactcaccagctcttgacaattcttgttatttaaggtacagttacacaggatccatgaacattcttatgaggggagtgatgaaagacatcagacaacaactttgcgtgttgtggcaaatgccacaacaacggttctttgcttaagaacaataatgtaaataataaataatatgtatcaataactatgtatattggtatgttctttcttggcacaaattgcagtaagtagtattctaggcaattatatattagatgggcatttcctgaaggaaatacatggtgcttgaacagcgctaccagctttacagcagcacttttcacacacgggactggggggcgcgcttacttttgcacccggggccgggggcgcgcttacttttgcacccgggggcgcacttacttttgcacccggaggcgcacttacttttgcacccaggggcgcacttacttttgcacccgggggcgcacttacttttgcacccgggggcgcacttacttttgcacccgggggcgcacttacttttgcacccgggggcgcacttacttttgcacccgggggcgcacttacttttggggccgcacttacttttggtgggcggggctcctcggcctccgatttggttggtggggcccctcgtcctccgatttggtgggtggggaccctcggcctccgatttggtgggcggggaccggcctccgatttggtggacggggaccctcggcctccgatttggtgggcggggaccctcgacctccgattcggtgggcggggaccctcggcctccgctttggtgggcggggctcctcggcctccgatttggtgggcggggaccctcggcctccgctttggttggcggggccccacggcctccgatttggtgggcggggtccctcggcctccgctttagttggcggggccccacggcctccgatttggtgggcggggtccctctgcctccgctttggtgggcggggccgctcggccttcgatttggtgggcggggctcctcggcctccgatttggttggtggggcccctcggcctccgatttggtgggcagggccccttatcctccgatttggtgggcggggaccctcagcctccgatttggtgggcggggcccctaggcctccgatttggtgggcggggcccctcggcctccgatttggttggcggggcccctcggcctccgatttggtgggcagggaccctcggcctccgatttggtgggcggggccccttggcctccgatttggttggtggggcccctcggcctccaatttggtgggcggggaccctcggcctccgatttggttggcggggaccctcggcctctgatttcgtggacggggaccctcggcctccgctttggtgggtagggcccatcggcctccgatttggtgggcggtgcccctcggcctccgatttggatggtgtggaccctcggcctctgatttggtgggcggggcccctcggcctccaatttggttggcggggcccctcggcctccgatttggtgggcggggactctcggcctccgatttggtgggcggggaccctcggcttccgatttggtgggcggggaccctcggcctccgatttggtgggcagggaccctcggcctccgatttggtggtcggggacccttggcctccgctttggtgggcggggcccctcggcctccgatttggtgggcggggtccctctgcctccgatttggtgtgcagggaccctcggcctccgctttggtgggcggggcccctcggccttcgatttggtgggcggggcccctcggcctccgatttggttggtgtggaccctcggcctccgatttggtgggcggggaccctcggcctccgatttggtgggcggggaccctcggcctccgatttggtgggcggggacccttggcctccgatttggtgggcggggcccatcggcctccgatgtggtgggcggggcccctcggcctccgatttggtgggcgggtacccccggcctccgatttggtgggcggggcccctcggcctccgatttggtgggcggggaccctcggcctccgatttggtgggcggggaccctcggcctccgatttggtaggcgggcccctcggcctccgatttggtgggcggggaccctcggcctccaatttggtgggcggggaccctcggcctcctatttggtgggcggggacccttggcctccactttggtgggcggggccgggcccctcggcctccgctttggtgggcggggccgctcggccttcaatttgttgggcggggctcctcggcctccgatttggttggcggggcccctcagcctccgatttggttggcggggccccttatcctccgatttggtgggcggggactctcggcctccgatttggtgggcggggaccctcggcctccgatttggtgggcgggcccctcggcctccgattatgttggcggggcccctcggcctccgatttggtgggcggggctcctcggcctccgatttggttggtggggcccctcggcctccgatttggtgggcggggaccctcggcctccgatttggtgggcggggaccctcggcctccgatttggtgggcggggaccctcggcctccgatgtggtgggcggggaccctcggcctccgatgtggtgggcggggcccctcggcctccgctttggtgggcggggccaggcccctcggcctccgctttggtgggcggggccgctcggcctccgatttggtgggcggggctcctcggcctccgatttggttggtggggcccctcggcctccgatttggtgggcggggctcctcggcctccgatttggttggtggggcccctcggcctccgatttggtgggcggggaccctcggcctccgatttggtgggcggggaccctcggcctccgctttggtgggcggggctcctcggcctccgatttggttggcggggcccctcggcctccgatttggtgggcggggactctcggcctccgatttggtgggcggggatcctcggcctctgatttggtgggcggggaccctcggcctccgatttggtgggcggggcccctcggcctccgatgtggtgggcggggcccctcggcctccgatttggagggcggggacccccggcctccgatttggtgggcggggcccctcggcctcctatttggtgggcggggaccctcggcctccgatttggtgggcggggaccctcggcctccgatttggtaggcggggcccctcggcctccgatttggtgggcggggaccctcggcctccaatttggtgggcggggaccctcggcctccgatttggtgggcggggacccttggcctccgatttggtgggcggggaccctcggcctccgatttggtgggcggggacccttggcctccgatgtggtggtcggggcccctcggcctccgctttggtgggtggggccgctcggccttcgatttggtgggcggggctcctcggcctccgatttggttggcggggcccctcggcctccgatttggtgtgtgctctgcctggggccactgtgctctgcctggggccccatatgctgcgtggggcccctgtgctctgcctggggccccatatgctgcctggggccactgtgctctgcctggggccccatatgctgcctggggcccctgtgctctgcctggggcccctgtgctctgcctggggccccatgttctgcctggggcccctgtgctctgcctggggccactgtgctctgcctagggccccatgttctgcctggggccactgtgctctgcctggggccccataagctgcctggggcccctgtgctctgcctgggaccactgtgctctgcctggggccccatatgctgcctggggcccctgtgctcttcctggggccactgtgctctgcctggggccccatatgctgcctggggccactgtgctctgcctggggccccatatgctgcctggggcccctgtgctctgcctggggccccatatgctgcctggggcccctttgctctgcctggggcccctgtgctctgcctggggccccatgttctgcctggggcccctgtgctctgcctggggccactgtgctctgcctggggccccatatgctgcctggggcccctgtgctctgcctggggccccatatgctgcctggggcccctgtgctctgcctggggcccctgtgctctgcctggggccccatatgctgcctggggcccctgtgctctgcctggggcccctgtgctctgcctggggccccatgttctgcctggggcccctgtgctctgcctggggccactgtgctctgcctggggccccatatgctgcctggggcccctgtgctctgcctggggccccatatgctgcctggggcccctgtgctctgcctggggccactgtgctctgcctggggccccataggctgcctggggcccctgtgctctgcctgggaccactgtgctctgcctggggccccatatgctgcctggggcccctgtgctctgcctggggccactgtgctctgcctggggtcccatatgctgcctggggcccctgtgctctgcctgggtgtaggacactggtgacgtcacttatctccggacattagctccggacattagctccagacattagctccggacattatctcaggacattagctccggacaaagccacggaagttggcacaaattgcaggaagtagtattctaggcaattatacaggtccttctcaaaaaattagcatatagtgttaaatttcattatttaccataatgtaatgattacaattaaactttcatatactatagattcattatccaccaactgaaatttgtcaggtcttttattgttttaatactgatgattttggcatacaactcctgataacccaaaaaacctgtctcaataaattagcatatcaagaaaaggttctctaaacgacctattaccctaatcttctgaatcaactaattaactctaaacacatgcaaaagatacctgaggcttttaaaaactccctgcctggttcattactcaaaacccccatcatgggtaagactagcgacctgacagatgtcaagaaggccatcattgacaccctcaagcaagagggtaagacccagaaagaaatttctcaacaaatcggctgttcccagagtgctgtatcaaggcacctcaatggtaagtctgttggaaggaaacaatgtggcagaaaacgctgtacaacgagaagaggtgaccggaccctgaggaagattgtggagaaggaccgattccagaccttggggaacctgaggaagcagtggactgagtcaggcatgtgcaggaaatgggctacaggtgccgcattccccaggtaaagccacttttgaaccataaacagcggcagaagcgcctgacctgggctacagagaagcagcactggactgttgctaagtggtcccaagtacttttttctgatgaaagcaaattttgcatgtcattcggaaatcaaggtgccagagtctggaggaagactggggagaaggaaatgccaaaatgcctgaagtccagtgtcaagtacccacagtcagtgatggtgtggggtgccatgtcagctgctggtgttggtccactgtgtttcatcaagggcagggtcaatgcagctagctatcaggagattttggagcacttcatgcttccatcggctgaaatgctttatggagatgaagatttcatttttcagcacgacctggcacctgctcacagtgccaaaaccactggtaaatggtttactgaccatggtattactgtgctcaattggcctgccaactctcctgacctgaaccccatagagaatctgtgggatattgtgaagagaaagttgagagacgcaaga contains:
- the NPFFR1 gene encoding neuropeptide FF receptor 1 isoform X1, with product MEGPIVPPFNISSLGFGNQTHISRENLTFSFYYQHSSTIAAMFILAYTFIFLMCMIGNMLVCFIVLKNRQMRTVTNMFILNLAISDLLVGIFCMPTTLVDNLITGWPFDNIMCKMSGLVQGMSVSASVFTLVAIAVERFRCIVYPFRQKLTLRKAIFTIIIIWVLALIIMCPSAVTLTVTKDDFHFMVDDYNNFYPLYSCWEAWPDKEMRKIYTTVLFSHIYLAPLTLIVIMYARIAFKLFKSSATIRGSMSEEQEGRRVSKRKVRVINMLIIVALFFTISWLPLWTLMLLTDYGNLNDYQLNLIAVYIFPFAHWLAFFNSSINPIIYGYFNENFRRGFQEAFKVQYCSMQREHKETYSERKNSGLMFGVRNRIFVEVQPSDSAHGSDSCNSATAKGGMFSLRSGRIAHHGMVVEDLDNKSSNNTVSIPAWDI